A genomic stretch from Kogia breviceps isolate mKogBre1 chromosome 1, mKogBre1 haplotype 1, whole genome shotgun sequence includes:
- the AQP10 gene encoding LOW QUALITY PROTEIN: aquaporin-10 (The sequence of the model RefSeq protein was modified relative to this genomic sequence to represent the inferred CDS: inserted 1 base in 1 codon; deleted 1 base in 1 codon; substituted 1 base at 1 genomic stop codon), with product MAYAQSLAQVKDQLQIHSLLAQQCLAEFLGVFVLTLLIQGTLAQAVTSGETKGNFFTMFLASSLGVRLAIYISGNVSGAHLNPAFSLVMCLLGCLPWAKFPIYALVQLLSAFCASGAXVYALYHDALQNYTGGNLTVTGPKETASIFVTHPAPYLSLSNGFLDQVLGTWMLIVGILAILDTRNKGAPAGVEPVVVGLLILAIRLSMGASCGFPINPAWDLDPRLFTYVAGWSPEVFSAGNGWWXGPLGRATFSTARHQRLVALHHPEHSEPAQDLECAQPEASDSESPPATQVQESKL from the exons ATGGCCTACGCTCAGTCCCTGGCCCAAGTCAAGGACCAGCTTCAGATCCATAGCCTCCTGGCCCAGCAGTGCCTGGCC GAGTTTCTGGGTGTGTTTGTGCTCACA CTCCTCATACAGGGGACTTTGGCCCAGGCTGTCACCAGTGGAGAAACCAAAGGCAACTTCTTCACCATGTTTCTGGCTAGCTCTCTGGGTGTTAGGCTAGCCATCTACATCAGTGGTAATGTCTCAG GGGCCCACCTGAATCCAGCCTTCTCCCTGGTCATGTGCCTCCTGGGATGCCTCCCCTGGGCCAAGTTTCCCATTTACGCCTTGGTGCAGTTGCTATCTGCTTTCTGTGCCTCTGGAGCATAGGTGTATGCTCTCTATCACG ATGCCCTACAGAACTATACAGGTGGGAACCTGACAGTGACTGGTCCCAAGGAGACAGCCTCCATCTTTGTCACCCACCCTGCCCCCTATCTGTCCCTGAGCAATGGCTTCCTTGATCAG GTTTTGGGCACCTGGATGCTGATTGTGGGGATCTTAGCCATCCTGGACACACGGAACAAGGGAGCGCCTGCGGGTGTGGAGCCTGTGGTAGTGGGGTTGCTGATCCTGGCCATCAGGCTATCCATGGGTGCCAGCTGTGGGTTCCCAATCAACCCTGCTTGGGACCTCGACCCACGGCTTTTCACCTATGTGGCTGGCTGGAGCCCTGAAGTCTTCAG CGCTGGCAATGGCTGGT TAGGCCCTCTAGGGAGGGCCACATTTAGCACAGCCAGACACCAGCGGCTGGTGGCTCTGCACCATCCTGAGCACTCAGAGCCAGCTCAGGATCTAGAGTGTGCCCAACCTGAAGCCTCAGACTCGGAAAGTCCTCCCGCAACTCAGGTGCAGGAGAGTAAGCTGTGA